From one Rhodoferax sp. PAMC 29310 genomic stretch:
- a CDS encoding HD-GYP domain-containing protein has protein sequence MRFVLRHTGPASGLKDRLKALGGILTNGDDIAQELIQTRCTRGADIARQLRFSEGVAQGIHSLDEHWNGQGRPMALQGDAIPVYARIALMSQVIDLINGSDGRDAALREVRQRSGKWFDPNLVDTLLAVAEDKAFWTMLNSPEVESRVFAMEPGDQESELDEDYLDDIAEAFGKVVDAKSPYTAGHSARVGLYTALLGESLGLPESRRRWLKRGALLHDMGKLGVSNTILDKPGKLDDAEWAAVRRHASYTQTILGQINIFEELARVSSAHHERLDGKGYSLGLKDAEIALETRIITMADIFDAITAVRPYRGAIPVEKTLLIMAETVGTAIDGQVFEHLKAVVKANPELFPE, from the coding sequence TTGCGCTTTGTACTGCGCCACACCGGGCCAGCCTCAGGGCTGAAAGACCGTCTCAAAGCACTGGGGGGCATTTTGACCAACGGCGACGATATCGCCCAAGAGTTGATTCAAACCCGCTGCACCCGTGGCGCCGACATCGCCCGCCAGTTGCGATTCTCAGAAGGCGTCGCCCAAGGCATTCACTCATTGGACGAGCACTGGAACGGCCAGGGTCGCCCCATGGCCTTGCAAGGCGACGCGATCCCCGTCTACGCTCGCATTGCGCTGATGTCCCAGGTCATCGACCTCATCAACGGCTCCGATGGCCGAGACGCCGCGTTGCGTGAGGTTCGTCAGCGCAGCGGCAAGTGGTTTGACCCGAATCTGGTGGACACCCTCCTGGCCGTGGCTGAGGACAAGGCGTTCTGGACCATGCTGAACTCACCCGAGGTGGAGTCCAGGGTGTTTGCCATGGAGCCGGGCGATCAGGAATCCGAGCTGGACGAGGACTACCTGGACGACATCGCCGAAGCGTTTGGGAAGGTGGTGGACGCCAAAAGCCCTTACACCGCCGGCCACAGTGCCCGGGTGGGGCTGTACACCGCGCTGCTGGGCGAGTCGCTTGGCCTACCCGAGTCGCGTCGACGCTGGCTCAAACGCGGCGCGCTCTTGCACGACATGGGCAAACTCGGGGTGAGCAACACGATTCTGGACAAACCGGGCAAGCTTGATGACGCCGAATGGGCCGCTGTCAGGCGGCATGCCTCCTACACCCAAACGATTCTCGGGCAAATCAACATCTTTGAAGAATTGGCCCGTGTGTCATCGGCCCACCATGAACGGCTCGATGGCAAGGGTTATTCACTGGGACTCAAAGACGCGGAAATTGCGCTGGAAACCCGGATCATCACGATGGCCGATATTTTTGACGCCATCACGGCGGTGCGTCCTTACCGCGGCGCCATTCCGGTCGAAAAAACGCTCTTAATCATGGCCGAGACCGTGGGGACTGCCATTGATGGACAGGTTTTTGAGCATCTGAAGGCCGTCGTCAAGGCCAACCCGGAACTCTTTCCGGAATAG
- a CDS encoding flavin reductase family protein, with protein MSLSESRLRANPPSFSNAEFRTALGMFATGVTIVTARTQKGELVGLTANSFNSVSLDPPLVLWSLSRAAASLPAFRAGSHYAINVLGADQQTLALRFASKNVDRFADVAFEDGAGGAPILAGAAASFECFNRSRYEEGDHVIFVGEVERCTRREGASPLLYHGGKFYAEHPL; from the coding sequence ATGTCTTTGTCTGAATCACGCCTGCGGGCGAACCCGCCTAGTTTCTCCAACGCCGAGTTCCGCACGGCGCTGGGCATGTTCGCCACCGGCGTCACCATCGTCACGGCACGCACCCAAAAGGGCGAATTGGTCGGACTCACCGCCAACTCTTTCAACTCGGTGTCGCTTGACCCTCCGTTGGTGTTGTGGAGCCTGTCCCGTGCCGCTGCGTCTTTGCCGGCCTTTCGGGCGGGCTCGCACTACGCCATCAATGTGCTGGGCGCCGACCAGCAGACGCTGGCCTTGCGCTTTGCCAGCAAAAACGTGGACCGTTTTGCCGATGTCGCGTTTGAGGACGGCGCCGGCGGCGCCCCCATCCTGGCCGGTGCGGCGGCCTCTTTCGAATGCTTCAACCGAAGCCGCTACGAAGAGGGCGACCACGTCATTTTTGTAGGTGAGGTCGAGCGTTGTACGCGCCGCGAAGGCGCCTCTCCCTTGCTCTACCACGGTGGCAAGTTCTATGCCGAGCACCCGCTCTGA
- a CDS encoding DUF2817 domain-containing protein — protein MYTRDVPVENARRRVLVVGAMHGDELSSASVALHWIKLSQAAQKQSQTHWLFIPALNPDGLLSRPSSRVNANGVDLNRNFPTPDWEKETAEYWDKRVRKDPRRWPGKTSLSEPESQYLYDEIRRFQPHLIVSIHAPYGVLDFDGPVRAPDRLGHLHLNQVGIFPGSLGNFGGVQNGMPVVTVELPNALKTPTDVEIKRMWSDLQNWMEGTITPTVTARAPSPTVR, from the coding sequence TTGTACACCCGGGACGTGCCGGTTGAAAATGCCCGGCGCCGGGTGCTGGTGGTGGGCGCGATGCACGGTGACGAGTTGTCGTCAGCGTCGGTGGCTTTGCATTGGATCAAACTTTCCCAGGCCGCACAGAAACAAAGTCAAACCCACTGGTTGTTTATTCCTGCCTTGAATCCGGACGGGCTGCTGAGCCGGCCGTCCAGCCGCGTCAACGCGAATGGCGTCGACCTCAACCGCAACTTCCCAACGCCTGATTGGGAAAAAGAGACGGCTGAATACTGGGACAAGCGCGTTCGCAAGGACCCGCGCCGCTGGCCGGGGAAGACCTCTCTGAGCGAGCCCGAATCCCAGTACCTGTATGACGAAATCAGGCGCTTTCAGCCGCACCTGATCGTCAGCATCCACGCGCCGTATGGGGTGCTGGATTTCGATGGCCCGGTTCGGGCGCCCGACCGCCTGGGCCATTTGCACCTGAATCAGGTGGGCATCTTCCCGGGCTCATTGGGTAATTTTGGCGGCGTGCAGAACGGCATGCCAGTGGTCACCGTTGAGCTGCCCAATGCGCTGAAGACTCCCACTGACGTTGAAATCAAGCGCATGTGGAGTGACTTGCAAAATTGGATGGAAGGCACCATTACGCCCACCGTCACGGCGAGAGCGCCCTCGCCCACGGTTCGCTAG
- a CDS encoding DsbA family oxidoreductase: MNSPTLTIDVVSDVVCPWCYIGKRKLEAALALPEAADLPNIVVRWHPFQLNPDLPSEGISRQDYLENKFGGAEAAAEVYDRVRAAGLSVGLPLNIDGIELQPNTLAAHALIAFAQAGDADGGDIKERLLKAYFVENRFIGDVDVLAEIAEEAGLNGDDARAFVTNPDQLAAVAQSDAEARQLGVSGVPFFIFNRSIGVSGAQDPETLLAAMQQAVAGQE; the protein is encoded by the coding sequence ATGAACTCTCCTACCCTCACCATCGACGTGGTGTCTGACGTCGTTTGCCCCTGGTGCTACATCGGAAAACGCAAGCTGGAAGCCGCGCTGGCGTTGCCCGAGGCCGCTGATCTGCCCAATATCGTCGTCCGCTGGCACCCTTTTCAACTGAACCCCGACTTGCCGAGCGAGGGAATTTCCCGGCAGGACTATCTCGAAAACAAATTTGGAGGCGCTGAGGCAGCCGCTGAGGTTTACGACCGGGTTCGTGCGGCCGGGTTAAGTGTGGGCCTGCCGCTGAACATCGACGGCATCGAGTTGCAGCCCAACACGTTGGCGGCTCACGCCCTGATTGCCTTTGCCCAGGCCGGTGATGCAGATGGCGGGGACATCAAGGAGCGCTTGCTAAAAGCCTATTTTGTGGAAAACCGGTTCATTGGCGATGTGGATGTGCTGGCCGAAATCGCCGAGGAAGCTGGCCTGAACGGCGACGATGCCCGCGCCTTCGTCACCAACCCCGATCAACTCGCGGCCGTGGCGCAGTCTGATGCCGAAGCCCGACAACTCGGGGTCAGCGGTGTCCCCTTCTTTATTTTCAACCGCAGCATTGGTGTATCTGGTGCGCAAGACCCAGAGACTCTTCTGGCCGCGATGCAACAGGCCGTCGCCGGCCAGGAATGA
- a CDS encoding SulP family inorganic anion transporter: MIYSSFRQDWLSNLRGDVLAGLVVALALIPEAIAFSIIAGVDPKIGLYASFSMAVVIAFAGGRPGMISAATGAMALVMVTLVKDHGLQYLLAATVLTGLLQMVAGAFRLGVLMRFVSRSVITGFVNALAILIFMAQLPELTNVSWVVYAMTAGGLAIIYGLPYLTKAVPSPLVTIVVLTAIAMVMNLDIRTVGDMGQLPDSLPIFLLPDVPLNLETLKIIFPYSVTLAVVGLLESMMTASIVDELTDTTSNKNRECVGQGVANVATGFIGGMAGCAMIGQSVINVKSGGRGRLSTLVAGLFLLILIVFLGPWVKQIPMAALVSVMIMVSIGTFSWDSILKLREHPPSSSLVMLATVVVTVFTHDLAKGVFVGVLLSGIFFANKVGRVLRIDRASDAEGRVRTYNVIGQVFFASADTFIAAFDFKEVVEKVCIDVSKAHFWDITAVSALDKVVLKFKREGAEVEVIGLNEASATLMDRFAVHDKPGAVEQLMH; this comes from the coding sequence ATGATTTACTCTTCTTTTCGCCAAGACTGGCTGTCCAACCTTCGCGGTGATGTGCTGGCCGGCTTGGTTGTGGCCCTGGCCTTGATTCCCGAGGCGATTGCCTTCTCCATCATCGCGGGCGTGGACCCTAAAATTGGTCTCTACGCCTCGTTCAGCATGGCGGTGGTGATTGCCTTTGCGGGCGGGCGACCCGGCATGATTTCCGCTGCCACCGGAGCCATGGCGCTGGTGATGGTGACCTTGGTCAAAGACCATGGCCTGCAATACCTTTTGGCGGCCACGGTTCTGACCGGCCTGCTTCAGATGGTCGCGGGTGCTTTCCGTTTGGGAGTGCTCATGCGATTTGTTTCCCGCTCGGTGATCACGGGTTTTGTGAACGCGCTGGCGATATTGATCTTCATGGCGCAATTGCCGGAGCTCACCAATGTGAGCTGGGTGGTGTATGCGATGACGGCGGGCGGTCTTGCCATCATCTATGGCTTGCCCTATCTCACCAAGGCGGTGCCCTCGCCGCTCGTCACTATTGTTGTTCTGACGGCCATCGCCATGGTGATGAATCTTGATATTCGCACCGTGGGAGACATGGGTCAGCTGCCCGACAGTCTGCCCATCTTCTTGCTGCCAGATGTGCCGCTCAACCTGGAAACGCTCAAGATCATCTTCCCGTACTCGGTCACGCTGGCCGTGGTCGGCCTGCTGGAGTCGATGATGACCGCGTCCATTGTGGATGAGTTGACCGACACCACAAGCAACAAGAACCGCGAATGTGTAGGACAGGGCGTCGCCAACGTGGCCACCGGTTTCATTGGCGGCATGGCGGGCTGCGCCATGATTGGTCAGTCGGTGATCAACGTCAAATCTGGCGGACGAGGGCGTCTGTCCACACTGGTGGCGGGCCTGTTCCTGTTGATTTTGATCGTTTTTCTCGGACCCTGGGTCAAGCAAATCCCCATGGCCGCGCTGGTATCCGTGATGATCATGGTCAGCATTGGTACTTTCAGCTGGGACTCGATTCTCAAGCTGCGTGAGCACCCGCCAAGCTCCAGCCTGGTGATGTTGGCAACGGTGGTCGTGACCGTTTTCACACACGACCTGGCCAAGGGCGTTTTCGTGGGTGTGTTGCTCTCCGGGATTTTCTTTGCCAACAAGGTGGGACGCGTGCTCCGCATCGATCGTGCCAGCGACGCCGAGGGCCGCGTCCGAACCTACAACGTGATCGGGCAGGTTTTTTTCGCCTCCGCAGACACATTTATCGCGGCGTTTGATTTCAAGGAAGTGGTGGAGAAAGTTTGCATTGACGTGAGCAAGGCCCATTTCTGGGACATCACGGCCGTCAGCGCACTGGACAAGGTCGTGCTTAAATTTAAACGTGAAGGCGCCGAGGTGGAGGTGATTGGTTTGAATGAGGCCAGTGCCACCTTGATGGACCGATTTGCCGTCCATGACAAACCAGGCGCTGTTGAACAACTCATGCACTGA
- a CDS encoding universal stress protein, which produces MNKVYACIDGLASTAAVIDWAAWSAQRLDTPLEFLHVLEQQPDRAAFGDYSGAIGFGAQESLLLELSELDARRSKLAQEAARQILASARDRAMALGVTRLDGRMRHGELVDTLQDVEADARLFVLGEHYHATQPSLLHLDHHVERVIRSVKRPVLVATQEQFDAPKSFVIAFDGSPTARKTVETVAASPFLRGLPAVVAMAGTDSDAARKHLEWARQTLTAVGFSVTVALVPGEPEQALPEVIRTKEAGLLVMGAYGHSRIRQLIVGSTTTTLLRLSEVPVLILR; this is translated from the coding sequence ATGAACAAGGTTTATGCCTGCATTGACGGATTGGCCAGCACCGCTGCCGTGATCGATTGGGCCGCCTGGTCGGCGCAGCGGTTGGACACGCCGCTTGAATTTCTCCATGTGCTGGAGCAGCAGCCTGACCGAGCCGCCTTTGGTGACTACAGCGGTGCCATCGGTTTTGGCGCGCAAGAGTCCCTGCTGCTCGAATTGAGCGAGTTGGATGCCAGGCGCAGCAAGTTGGCTCAAGAGGCGGCAAGGCAGATACTGGCCTCAGCGAGAGACAGGGCCATGGCCTTGGGCGTGACCCGTTTGGATGGCCGAATGCGCCACGGCGAATTGGTGGACACCCTGCAGGACGTCGAAGCGGATGCACGGCTGTTTGTCTTGGGCGAGCACTACCATGCCACACAGCCCTCCCTCCTTCACCTGGATCATCATGTAGAGCGGGTCATTCGCTCCGTCAAACGTCCAGTTCTGGTCGCCACTCAGGAGCAGTTTGATGCGCCGAAAAGCTTTGTGATCGCCTTCGACGGCAGCCCCACGGCTCGAAAAACAGTTGAAACCGTGGCGGCCAGTCCGTTTTTGCGCGGCCTTCCCGCCGTGGTCGCCATGGCTGGCACGGACAGCGACGCAGCCCGGAAACATTTGGAATGGGCTCGCCAAACGCTGACAGCCGTCGGCTTCAGCGTGACGGTGGCACTGGTGCCTGGCGAGCCAGAGCAGGCATTGCCTGAGGTGATAAGGACGAAGGAAGCTGGATTGCTGGTGATGGGTGCCTATGGCCACTCGCGCATTCGCCAATTGATTGTTGGCAGCACAACCACCACCTTGCTGCGTCTCAGCGAGGTGCCTGTGCTGATTCTCCGGTAG
- a CDS encoding chloride channel protein translates to MHNEHDLSSHSAVTPHPSVFSAIQEELYDWRLWTGRGLVLAFAAIAGLTVVAFTWMTETAFEHFTEFRVGYWWGPLIWIPFSTAAIVWLTQKFAPGAAGSGIPQVMAALEPEVHRENRALFVSIKLTLAKMFLTTWGLLAGLSLGREGPSAQIAAGVMHHARRWLPDRSRVSEHGMILAGGAAGIAAAFNTPLGGVMFAIEELTRRPGQRSNGLLLAAIVLGGLMAVSVYGNSTYFGVIRVQNLSVALILPGLLVAVCCGLAGGLFSRLLIVSLGGKSNDWFSRWRQKAPVRFAAACGLAIAVLGILTHGDTYGSGYDHTRNMLEGNGDASSLYVLLKFIATWITTWAGVPAGVFAPSLAIGGALGNDIAQLMSYPNAPTLIALGMAGFLAAVTQAPLTSFIIVMEMIDGHALVLSLMATTMVASGVSRLVSAPLYPSLAGMQLLRLPPAKVKT, encoded by the coding sequence TTGCATAACGAACACGACCTCTCCAGCCACTCGGCGGTCACGCCCCACCCCTCCGTTTTCTCTGCTATTCAGGAAGAGTTGTACGACTGGCGCTTATGGACTGGCCGCGGCCTGGTTCTGGCCTTCGCTGCAATAGCCGGTCTCACGGTTGTGGCCTTCACCTGGATGACCGAGACCGCATTTGAGCATTTCACCGAGTTTCGGGTGGGCTACTGGTGGGGCCCGCTGATCTGGATTCCATTTTCCACAGCAGCCATCGTCTGGCTCACGCAGAAGTTTGCGCCAGGTGCTGCCGGCTCTGGCATTCCGCAGGTGATGGCAGCCCTGGAGCCCGAAGTCCATCGAGAAAACCGGGCGTTATTTGTCTCGATCAAATTGACTTTGGCCAAAATGTTTCTGACCACATGGGGGCTACTGGCGGGTCTGTCTTTGGGACGCGAGGGTCCGTCCGCACAAATTGCCGCAGGCGTCATGCACCATGCGCGCCGCTGGCTGCCCGATCGTTCCCGCGTGTCAGAGCACGGCATGATCCTGGCCGGCGGTGCGGCAGGTATCGCGGCGGCGTTCAACACCCCGCTGGGTGGCGTGATGTTTGCCATTGAGGAGCTGACCCGGCGCCCCGGCCAACGCAGCAATGGCTTGTTGTTGGCAGCGATTGTTCTCGGCGGCTTGATGGCCGTCTCGGTTTACGGCAATTCGACTTACTTTGGCGTGATCCGCGTTCAAAACCTTAGTGTGGCCCTGATCCTGCCCGGTTTGCTGGTGGCCGTGTGCTGTGGCCTGGCGGGCGGCCTGTTCTCTCGATTGCTGATTGTTTCCTTGGGCGGAAAATCTAATGACTGGTTCAGCCGGTGGCGTCAAAAAGCACCGGTGCGTTTTGCCGCTGCTTGCGGACTGGCCATTGCCGTGCTGGGTATCCTCACCCATGGCGACACTTACGGCAGCGGGTACGACCACACTCGCAACATGCTCGAAGGCAATGGCGACGCGTCGTCGCTGTATGTGCTGCTGAAATTCATTGCCACCTGGATCACGACTTGGGCTGGCGTGCCTGCCGGGGTCTTCGCACCCTCCCTGGCCATCGGCGGCGCGCTAGGCAATGACATTGCCCAATTGATGTCTTACCCCAATGCGCCAACCCTGATCGCGCTGGGCATGGCGGGCTTTCTGGCCGCCGTCACCCAGGCACCACTCACCTCATTCATCATTGTCATGGAGATGATTGACGGCCATGCGCTGGTGCTGAGCCTGATGGCCACGACCATGGTCGCCTCCGGCGTGTCACGCCTCGTCAGCGCGCCCTTGTACCCGTCTCTGGCGGGTATGCAGTTGCTGCGGCTTCCACCGGCCAAAGTGAAGACATAA
- a CDS encoding 4-hydroxy-tetrahydrodipicolinate reductase, translated as MIKVGLMGYGKAGQAVAEVFHADPSYQLCWITRRTTASAGEVHAATGVPVMGLDTTSMGSLLDAHPVDAIVDFSNSEALLSYGEEVRQRQLMLVSAISSYTPEQLQYAHTLGQSTRVLCSPNMTVGINFLILAAKLLRTIAPFADVEILEQHFRGKPEVSGTARKIADTLEVDADRITSLRLGGIIGHHEVIFGFPYQTVRLIHNSIERKAFGTGAVFALGELLKCENGFYTFDDLLMKLVRSQLALD; from the coding sequence ATGATCAAAGTCGGCCTAATGGGTTACGGCAAGGCCGGTCAGGCAGTGGCCGAGGTGTTCCATGCTGACCCGAGTTACCAATTGTGCTGGATTACGCGCCGCACCACAGCAAGCGCCGGGGAAGTCCACGCCGCAACCGGTGTTCCTGTGATGGGACTTGATACGACCTCGATGGGGAGCCTGCTCGATGCGCATCCCGTGGATGCCATCGTGGATTTTTCGAACTCGGAGGCGCTGTTGAGCTACGGTGAGGAAGTGCGACAACGCCAACTGATGTTGGTCAGCGCCATTTCGTCCTACACGCCGGAGCAACTCCAATACGCCCACACGTTGGGGCAATCGACCCGTGTTCTTTGCTCGCCCAATATGACAGTCGGCATCAATTTTTTGATTCTTGCCGCCAAATTGCTGCGCACGATCGCCCCGTTTGCGGACGTTGAAATTCTGGAGCAGCACTTTCGAGGCAAACCCGAGGTGTCTGGCACCGCGCGCAAGATTGCCGACACCCTGGAGGTGGATGCCGATCGAATTACCTCCTTGCGGCTTGGCGGCATCATTGGCCATCACGAGGTGATTTTTGGCTTTCCTTATCAAACAGTTCGCCTCATTCACAACTCGATTGAACGCAAAGCATTCGGGACCGGGGCGGTTTTTGCATTGGGTGAGCTGCTGAAATGTGAGAACGGGTTCTACACTTTTGACGATCTGTTGATGAAGCTGGTGCGCAGTCAACTCGCTCTGGACTGA
- a CDS encoding MarR family winged helix-turn-helix transcriptional regulator, translating into MPSAKAITPPSVNTAQVLRRFRVVFNTVRGHFQQVEKQAGVGGAQVWALSVVRDQPGIGMGGLAKSMDIHQSTASNLVKALQKKDMLSMTKAVVDRRNVEMKILPAGLAVLAKVTGPFEGVLPEALGQLPLATLTRMDGDLLELIRLLNADEKAGGIPLGQL; encoded by the coding sequence ATGCCCAGCGCCAAAGCCATCACCCCCCCTTCCGTCAACACCGCTCAGGTTCTGCGACGTTTTCGCGTGGTTTTCAATACGGTGCGGGGGCATTTCCAGCAGGTTGAAAAGCAGGCCGGAGTTGGGGGCGCGCAGGTATGGGCGCTGAGCGTGGTTCGGGACCAGCCCGGCATTGGCATGGGCGGCTTGGCCAAAAGCATGGACATTCACCAGTCCACCGCCAGCAATCTGGTCAAGGCCCTGCAGAAGAAAGACATGCTGAGCATGACCAAAGCCGTGGTGGACAGGCGCAACGTGGAAATGAAAATTCTGCCCGCCGGCCTGGCTGTGTTGGCCAAGGTGACCGGGCCATTTGAAGGCGTTTTGCCGGAAGCGCTGGGCCAATTGCCTTTGGCGACGTTGACCCGCATGGACGGGGATTTGCTGGAGTTGATCCGCCTGCTCAATGCGGATGAAAAGGCGGGCGGCATCCCGCTTGGGCAGCTCTGA
- a CDS encoding cytochrome b → MALHWLLALGILGLFAVGLYMADLPFSPWRLKLYNWHKWAGVTILALSILRLLWRFTHRPPALPEKVLRSMPTWQTRAHHATHHLLYILFFAVPLMGWAYSSAAGFPIVWFGQLQLPDLLSKNKEIADLIKPLHGYAAWALVALASLHIAAALKHHFINRDGLLHRMLPTRD, encoded by the coding sequence ATGGCCTTGCATTGGCTGCTCGCGCTGGGCATCCTCGGCCTTTTTGCGGTTGGCCTCTACATGGCCGACCTGCCGTTTTCTCCCTGGCGCCTCAAGCTGTACAACTGGCACAAATGGGCCGGTGTGACAATTTTGGCGCTGTCAATCCTGCGCTTGCTGTGGCGTTTCACCCATCGCCCGCCCGCCTTGCCTGAAAAAGTGTTGCGAAGCATGCCCACTTGGCAGACCCGCGCTCACCACGCCACTCACCACCTGTTGTACATCCTGTTCTTTGCGGTGCCCTTGATGGGTTGGGCGTACAGCTCAGCGGCTGGTTTTCCGATTGTCTGGTTTGGCCAGCTTCAGTTGCCTGACTTGCTCAGCAAGAACAAGGAAATCGCCGACTTGATCAAACCGCTGCATGGCTACGCGGCTTGGGCACTGGTGGCGCTTGCTTCGCTGCATATTGCGGCCGCCCTCAAACACCACTTTATTAATCGCGACGGCTTGCTGCATCGCATGCTGCCCACCCGCGACTGA
- a CDS encoding YceI family protein, giving the protein MTKTSFLLPLLATAMAAVALPAAAQQKLLPAQSEIRFEFKQMGVPVEGRFKKFDGQISFDAAKPAASKVAFTVDIASVTLGSAEIDTELPKAEWFNTAKFPQATFASSSFKVLGAGKYEVAGKLSIKGMQRDVVVPLTMTQAGAVTTATGAFPIKRLGFKIGENEWADTSMVADDVQVKFKLALNGVGKL; this is encoded by the coding sequence ATGACCAAGACCTCGTTTCTATTGCCTTTGTTGGCCACAGCCATGGCGGCCGTTGCCTTGCCCGCCGCCGCACAGCAAAAGCTCCTGCCCGCGCAAAGCGAGATTCGCTTTGAGTTCAAACAAATGGGCGTGCCCGTCGAAGGCCGCTTCAAGAAATTTGACGGCCAGATCAGCTTTGACGCAGCCAAGCCCGCCGCCAGCAAAGTGGCTTTCACCGTGGACATTGCCAGTGTGACCCTCGGCTCCGCTGAGATCGATACCGAGTTGCCCAAGGCTGAGTGGTTCAACACCGCCAAATTTCCACAGGCCACCTTTGCTTCGTCCTCCTTCAAAGTCTTGGGCGCTGGCAAGTACGAAGTCGCTGGCAAGCTGAGCATCAAGGGCATGCAGCGCGACGTGGTCGTGCCGCTCACCATGACCCAAGCTGGCGCTGTCACAACCGCCACGGGCGCGTTCCCGATCAAACGACTGGGTTTCAAGATTGGCGAAAACGAGTGGGCTGACACCTCCATGGTCGCCGACGATGTTCAAGTCAAATTCAAACTGGCGCTCAACGGCGTTGGCAAGCTCTAA
- a CDS encoding YceI family protein, whose protein sequence is MRLSALSFAAAALLAGTAQVHAADYAIDPTHTFASFEIGHFGTSTNRGRFDKKEGTVQFDRAAKTGKVEVVIDITSINTGTAAFNKHLQSADLFDAAKHPTAKFVSDKFSFNGDKVSEVSGTLTLLGKTQPVTLKSTGFNCYDSPMLKREVCGGDFETTIDRTAFGMNYGVDWGFPKNVRILVQIEAVKQ, encoded by the coding sequence ATGCGCCTTTCCGCTTTATCCTTCGCCGCCGCTGCCCTGTTGGCCGGCACCGCCCAAGTTCATGCTGCTGACTACGCCATTGACCCGACCCACACCTTCGCATCGTTTGAGATCGGCCACTTCGGTACCTCCACCAATCGCGGCCGTTTTGACAAAAAAGAAGGCACGGTCCAGTTTGATCGCGCCGCCAAAACCGGCAAGGTTGAGGTCGTGATTGACATCACCTCCATCAACACCGGCACTGCCGCGTTCAACAAACACCTGCAAAGCGCCGACCTGTTCGACGCCGCCAAGCACCCTACCGCCAAGTTTGTGTCCGATAAGTTCAGCTTCAACGGCGACAAAGTGTCTGAAGTCTCCGGCACCCTGACTTTGCTGGGCAAGACCCAGCCCGTGACGCTCAAGTCCACTGGCTTCAACTGCTACGACAGCCCGATGCTCAAGCGCGAAGTTTGCGGCGGTGATTTTGAGACCACCATCGACCGCACCGCGTTCGGCATGAACTACGGCGTGGATTGGGGCTTCCCGAAAAACGTTCGTATTCTGGTCCAGATCGAAGCCGTCAAACAGTAA
- a CDS encoding Tar ligand binding domain-containing protein, translated as MNSLKISTRLGVLVGVLIVLLIAQGVLGLFGIDRAN; from the coding sequence ATGAACAGTCTGAAAATATCGACACGCCTTGGCGTTTTGGTGGGAGTGTTGATCGTGTTGCTGATCGCCCAAGGGGTTTTGGGGCTGTTTGGCATTGACCGCGCCAACTAG